In a genomic window of Rhododendron vialii isolate Sample 1 chromosome 12a, ASM3025357v1:
- the LOC131311482 gene encoding uncharacterized protein LOC131311482: MMEAKPSNLPKSFIDQPVVPGDVVLDLSSMANQTIKLGGGLRQDCDALSVMKSGKLRFLKPNKYWVESSQKRYAPSVGDNILGIMVDSKADNFLVDIKGPALAYLPVLAFEGGTRRNIPKFEVGTLLYVRVVKANTGMNPELSCTDATGKAAEYGPLKDGYMFESSTGLARMLLNSPTCPVLETLGKKLSFEIAVGLNGRVWVNAEDPSTVILVSNAIMNSESLSGLQQKIMVDKLLQRVQ, encoded by the exons ATGATGGAAGCTAAGCCCTCAAATCTGCCAAAGAGCTTCATTGACCAACCTGTC GTTCCAGGGGATGTGGTTCTGGATCTCTCTAGCATGGCCAATCAAACAATCAAGCTTGGGGGCGGTCTTCGTCAG GACTGTGATGCCCTTTCGGTCATGAAGTCTGGGAAGTTGAGGTTTCTAAAGCCAAACAAGTATTGGGTTGAGAGCTCCCAGAAAAGA TATGCACCTTCTGTGGGGGATAATATTCTTGGAATTATGGTGGACTCTAAAGCAGAT AACTTCCTTGTGGACATTAAAGGGCCTGCATTGGCGTATCTTCCTGTACTCGCATTTGAAGGAGGAACAAGGAGAAACATACCTAAATTTGAG GTAGGTACTTTGCTCTATGTTCGGGTTGTGAAGGCAAACACGGGCATGAATCCTGAACTGTCATGCACTgatg CCACTGGTAAAGCAGCAGAGTATGGCCCTCTTAAAGATGGCTACATGTTTGAGTCCTCAACCGGCCTTGCACGAAT gCTCCTCAACTCCCCAACATGTCCGGTTCTTGAAACTCTTGGGAAGAAGCTCTCCTTTGAGATAGCAGTTGGTTTAAATGGCCGTGTTTGG GTTAACGCAGAGGATCCATCTACAGTCATCCTTGTATCGAATGCAATCATGAATTCAGAGTCTTTGAGCGGGTTGCAGCAAAAGATTATGGTGGATAAACTGCTCCAAAGAGTGCAATGA